The Pseudolabrys sp. FHR47 genome contains a region encoding:
- a CDS encoding acyl-CoA dehydrogenase, which yields MSQAAEKRPYKPSILKDRDFQWEDPLGIEFELTEEERMVRDTAKGFAEDYLMPKVTEAYLNETHDPNNLPAMGKLGLLGPTIPEEYGGAGLGYVAYGLIAREIERVDSGYRSTMSVQSSLVMYPIYAYGSEEQRRKYLPKLATGEMVGCFGLTEPDHGSDPGSMVTRAEKIAGGYKLNGAKTWISNAPFADIAVVWAKLDGVIRGFIVERGTKGFSTPKIQGKLSLRASTTGEIVLADCVVPEENLLPNVQGLSGPFGCLNNARYGIAWGVMGAAEFCWHAARQYTLDRKQFNRPLAANQLVQKKLADMQTEIALGLSGCLRLGRMIEAGRAAPPSISLMKRNNCGKALDIARVARDMHGGNGISSEYHVMRHVANLETVNTYEGTHDIHALILGRAQTGIQAFF from the coding sequence ATGTCGCAAGCCGCCGAGAAGCGCCCCTATAAGCCATCGATCCTGAAGGACCGTGACTTCCAGTGGGAGGACCCGCTCGGCATCGAATTCGAGCTGACGGAAGAAGAGCGTATGGTGCGCGATACGGCGAAAGGTTTCGCCGAAGACTATCTGATGCCGAAGGTCACCGAGGCTTACCTCAACGAGACGCACGATCCGAACAACCTGCCGGCGATGGGCAAGCTCGGTCTGCTCGGCCCGACCATCCCGGAGGAATACGGTGGCGCCGGCCTCGGCTATGTTGCTTACGGCCTGATCGCTCGTGAGATCGAGCGCGTCGATTCCGGTTATCGCTCGACCATGTCGGTGCAATCTTCGCTCGTGATGTATCCGATCTACGCCTATGGCTCCGAGGAACAGCGCCGCAAGTATTTGCCCAAGCTCGCCACCGGCGAAATGGTCGGCTGCTTCGGCCTCACTGAGCCGGATCACGGCTCCGATCCGGGCTCGATGGTGACGCGCGCCGAGAAGATCGCCGGCGGTTACAAGCTCAACGGCGCCAAGACCTGGATTTCGAACGCGCCCTTCGCCGACATCGCGGTGGTGTGGGCCAAGCTCGACGGCGTCATTCGCGGCTTCATTGTCGAGCGCGGCACCAAGGGTTTCTCGACGCCGAAGATCCAGGGCAAGCTGAGCTTGCGTGCCTCGACCACCGGCGAGATCGTGCTTGCCGATTGCGTGGTGCCGGAAGAGAACCTGCTGCCGAACGTGCAGGGCCTGTCGGGTCCGTTCGGCTGCCTCAACAACGCGCGCTACGGCATCGCCTGGGGCGTCATGGGCGCTGCCGAGTTCTGCTGGCACGCCGCGCGCCAGTACACGCTCGACCGCAAGCAGTTCAACCGGCCGCTCGCCGCCAACCAGCTGGTGCAGAAGAAGCTCGCCGATATGCAGACCGAAATCGCACTCGGCCTGTCGGGCTGTTTGCGCCTCGGCCGCATGATCGAAGCCGGCCGCGCCGCCCCGCCCTCGATCTCGCTGATGAAGCGCAACAACTGCGGCAAGGCGCTCGACATCGCCCGCGTCGCCCGCGACATGCACGGCGGCAACGGCATCTCGAGCGAGTATCACGTGATGCGTCACGTCGCGAACCTCGAGACGGTCAACACCTACGAGGGCACGCACGACATTCACGCGCTGATCCTCGGCCGCGCGCAGACCGGCATCCAGGCGTTTTTCTGA
- a CDS encoding alpha/beta hydrolase translates to MAIDYEKEYDNRARVPEHPQIFARWEAEAKAYREACKGAQIGTKYGPSARQTIDFFPAGGADAPLAMFIHGGWWRSLSPASFSQMAKGLNANGIDVAAVGYDLCPAVSIATITEQMRAACLTLWRAHRKRITVYGHSAGGHLTACMLATDWKNLDASAPANLVPAGYAISGVFDLVPLTQVSFNKDLQLDDGEARRMSPLTWTVPQGAILDAAVGGIESNEFLRQSKTIAEQWGKRGAQTRYVPIDGANHFTVLDPLTDAGSAMTQRIAELARHTASLA, encoded by the coding sequence ATGGCCATCGACTACGAGAAGGAATACGATAACCGCGCGCGCGTGCCCGAACATCCGCAAATTTTCGCGCGCTGGGAGGCCGAGGCCAAGGCCTATCGCGAGGCCTGCAAGGGCGCGCAAATCGGCACGAAATATGGCCCGTCCGCGCGCCAGACCATCGATTTTTTTCCGGCCGGTGGCGCCGACGCGCCGCTTGCCATGTTCATCCATGGCGGCTGGTGGCGCTCGCTGTCGCCCGCCTCGTTCAGCCAGATGGCGAAGGGGCTTAATGCCAACGGTATCGACGTCGCGGCGGTCGGCTACGACCTGTGCCCCGCGGTGTCGATCGCCACCATCACCGAGCAAATGCGCGCGGCGTGCCTGACGCTGTGGCGCGCGCACAGGAAACGCATCACCGTCTACGGACATTCTGCCGGCGGGCACCTGACCGCCTGCATGCTCGCGACCGACTGGAAAAACCTGGATGCATCGGCTCCCGCCAATCTGGTGCCGGCTGGCTATGCGATCTCAGGCGTGTTCGATCTGGTGCCGCTAACGCAGGTGTCGTTCAACAAGGACCTGCAACTCGACGATGGCGAGGCGCGCCGCATGTCGCCGCTCACCTGGACCGTGCCGCAAGGCGCGATTCTCGATGCGGCCGTGGGTGGCATCGAGTCGAACGAGTTCCTGCGGCAGAGCAAGACGATTGCCGAGCAATGGGGCAAGCGGGGCGCGCAGACGCGCTATGTGCCGATCGACGGCGCCAATCACTTCACGGTGCTCGATCCGCTCACCGACGCCGGCAGCGCGATGACGCAGCGTATCGCGGAGCTGGCGCGGCACACGGCGTCGCTCGCGTGA
- a CDS encoding MmcB family DNA repair protein: MSALIKPLALPVDGRQSETALAVARGTARLLHAHGFCVVSELPLPSGRRADLTALNASGEVWIVEIKSSVADFRADQKWQDYRAHCDRLFFATSQDVPCEIFPPDTGLIVADAFGAAFYCEAPEHKLAAATRKSMLLLIARAAALRLQSLIDPNGPYGEFV; the protein is encoded by the coding sequence ATGTCCGCCCTCATCAAGCCTCTGGCCCTGCCGGTCGACGGCCGGCAGTCGGAAACCGCGCTCGCGGTGGCGCGCGGCACCGCCCGGTTGCTGCACGCCCATGGCTTCTGCGTCGTCAGCGAATTGCCGTTGCCGTCAGGCCGGAGAGCCGACCTCACCGCGCTCAATGCCAGCGGCGAAGTCTGGATCGTCGAGATCAAGTCGTCGGTTGCCGACTTCCGCGCCGACCAGAAGTGGCAGGACTACCGCGCCCATTGCGATCGGCTGTTCTTCGCCACCTCGCAGGACGTGCCGTGCGAAATCTTCCCGCCGGACACCGGCCTGATCGTGGCGGACGCCTTCGGCGCGGCGTTCTACTGCGAAGCGCCCGAGCACAAGCTCGCCGCCGCGACGCGCAAGTCGATGCTGCTATTGATCGCGCGCGCCGCCGCGCTGCGGCTGCAATCGCTCATCGATCCGAACGGCCCGTATGGGGAGTTTGTTTAG
- a CDS encoding ActR/PrrA/RegA family redox response regulator transcription factor yields the protein MNVAATETIEAPLPLDNIADRSVLIVEDDKSFLQRLAKALEQRGFEVTTAESVSDGLMQVERLAPAFAVVDMRLGDGNGLDVISALKKQRPEARGIILTGYGNIATAVTAVKLGAVDYLAKPVDADDVLAALLAHESPKIEPPENPMSADRVRWEHIQRIYELCGRNVSETARRLNMHRRTLQRILAKRAPR from the coding sequence ATGAACGTCGCCGCCACCGAAACGATTGAAGCACCGCTGCCGCTCGACAACATTGCCGACCGCTCGGTTCTCATCGTCGAAGACGACAAGTCGTTCCTGCAGCGCCTGGCCAAGGCGCTGGAACAGCGCGGCTTCGAGGTGACGACGGCCGAGTCGGTGTCGGACGGCCTGATGCAGGTCGAACGATTGGCGCCCGCCTTTGCCGTGGTCGACATGCGCCTCGGCGACGGCAACGGCCTCGACGTCATCTCCGCGCTCAAGAAGCAGCGGCCCGAGGCGCGCGGCATCATCCTCACCGGCTACGGCAATATCGCCACCGCGGTCACCGCGGTGAAACTCGGCGCGGTCGATTATCTCGCCAAGCCGGTCGATGCCGACGACGTGCTCGCCGCGCTGCTCGCGCATGAGAGCCCGAAGATCGAGCCCCCGGAAAATCCGATGTCGGCCGACCGCGTGCGCTGGGAGCACATCCAGCGGATTTACGAACTGTGCGGCCGCAACGTCTCGGAAACCGCGCGCCGGCTCAATATGCACCGCCGTACCTTGCAGCGCATTCTGGCGAAAAGGGCGCCGCGCTGA
- a CDS encoding ActS/PrrB/RegB family redox-sensitive histidine kinase: protein MPPALELAQHHPRRNVRLDTLVRLRWLAVIGQTTAVLVVYFGLEFPLPLWTCLAAIALSAWLNIALRLRFHLTQRLEPDRAAWLLAFDVAELAVLLYLTGGLQNPFAFLFLGPVLLSATALPPRFTVLLGIFAIACATLLVFVHYPLPWDDADPLRLPPIYMAGVWLSILLAIGFIGVYAWQLTEESRQLADALSATELVMQREQHLSQLDGLAAAAAHELGTPLSTISVIAKELENAIPADAPHGDDVRLLRSQATRCREILSKITELSSTGAPFDRMPVTSLIEEVVAPHRDFDVKIAVSAPSERESEPTGARNPAIVYGLGNLLENAVDFARERVDVVTEWDDATIEITITDDGPGFAPDVLARIGEPYVTTRRRKPDGKDDQPVGLGLGFFIAKTLLERSGAAITFANQLAPKHGAIVKLRWNRADFERTAGLAAT from the coding sequence ATGCCGCCCGCCCTCGAACTCGCCCAGCACCACCCGCGCCGCAATGTCCGTCTCGACACCTTGGTGCGGCTGCGCTGGCTCGCCGTCATCGGCCAGACCACGGCCGTGCTGGTGGTCTATTTCGGCCTGGAATTCCCGCTGCCGCTGTGGACATGCCTGGCCGCCATCGCGCTGTCGGCCTGGCTCAACATCGCGCTGCGCCTGCGCTTCCACCTGACGCAGCGTCTCGAGCCGGACCGCGCCGCCTGGCTGCTCGCTTTCGACGTCGCCGAACTCGCCGTGCTGCTCTATCTCACCGGCGGCCTGCAGAACCCGTTCGCGTTCCTGTTCCTAGGGCCGGTGCTGCTATCGGCGACCGCGCTGCCGCCGCGCTTCACCGTGCTGCTCGGCATATTCGCCATCGCCTGCGCGACGCTGCTGGTCTTCGTGCACTACCCGCTGCCGTGGGACGACGCCGATCCGCTGCGGCTGCCGCCGATCTATATGGCCGGCGTCTGGCTCTCGATCCTGCTCGCCATCGGTTTCATCGGTGTCTATGCGTGGCAGCTTACCGAAGAATCGCGTCAACTCGCCGACGCGCTATCCGCCACCGAACTGGTGATGCAGCGCGAACAGCACCTCTCGCAGCTCGACGGGCTGGCCGCCGCCGCGGCGCATGAACTCGGCACGCCGCTTTCCACCATCTCGGTCATCGCCAAGGAACTGGAAAACGCCATCCCGGCGGACGCGCCGCATGGCGACGACGTGCGGCTGCTGCGTTCGCAGGCGACGCGCTGCCGCGAGATCCTGTCGAAGATCACCGAATTGTCGTCGACCGGCGCGCCCTTCGACCGCATGCCGGTGACCTCGCTGATCGAAGAGGTCGTTGCTCCGCATCGCGATTTCGACGTCAAGATCGCGGTCAGCGCGCCATCCGAACGCGAATCCGAGCCGACCGGCGCCCGCAATCCCGCGATCGTTTACGGCCTCGGCAACCTCCTGGAGAACGCCGTCGACTTCGCGCGCGAACGCGTCGATGTGGTGACGGAGTGGGACGACGCCACGATCGAGATTACCATCACCGACGACGGGCCGGGTTTCGCACCCGACGTACTGGCGCGCATCGGCGAACCCTATGTGACCACGCGTCGCAGGAAGCCGGACGGCAAGGACGATCAGCCGGTCGGATTGGGCCTCGGATTCTTCATCGCCAAGACGCTGCTGGAACGCTCCGGCGCCGCCATTACCTTCGCCAATCAGCTGGCGCCAAAACACGGCGCCATCGTCAAATTGCGCTGGAACAGGGCTGATTTCGAGCGTACGGCGGGCCTCGCCGCGACTTGA
- a CDS encoding ABC transporter ATP-binding protein produces MDATSPAAIAVDNLVKRYKAATAVDGITFHIAPGSVTGLLGGNGAGKTTTIATIMGLVTPTSGSVRVLGAVMPAERYRVLHRMNFESPYVDMPMRLTVRQNLTVFAQLYGVTDLKGRIATLASELDLTEFLDRPTGKLSAGQKTRVSLAKSLLNKPDVLLLDEPTASLDPDTADWVRGHLERYRAETGATILLASHNMNEVERLCDRVIIMKRGRIEDDDTPDRLLARYGRENLEEVFLDVARGRGEKREAAV; encoded by the coding sequence ATGGATGCCACCTCACCGGCGGCGATCGCCGTCGACAATCTGGTCAAGCGCTACAAGGCTGCGACGGCGGTGGACGGCATCACGTTCCACATTGCGCCCGGCTCGGTCACGGGCCTGCTCGGCGGCAACGGCGCCGGCAAGACCACGACCATCGCCACCATTATGGGGCTTGTCACACCCACTTCGGGCTCCGTCCGGGTGCTCGGCGCGGTCATGCCGGCGGAACGCTACCGCGTCCTGCATCGCATGAATTTCGAGAGCCCTTACGTCGACATGCCGATGCGGCTCACGGTGCGGCAGAACCTCACCGTGTTCGCACAGCTTTACGGCGTCACCGATTTGAAGGGGCGTATCGCTACCCTGGCCTCCGAACTCGACCTCACCGAATTCCTCGACCGGCCGACCGGCAAGCTGTCGGCGGGGCAGAAGACGCGCGTGTCGCTCGCCAAGTCGCTGCTGAACAAGCCCGATGTACTGCTGCTCGACGAGCCGACGGCCTCGCTCGATCCCGACACGGCGGACTGGGTGCGCGGCCATCTCGAGCGCTACCGCGCCGAGACCGGCGCCACCATCCTGCTCGCCTCGCACAACATGAACGAGGTGGAACGCCTGTGCGACCGCGTCATCATCATGAAGCGCGGCCGTATCGAGGACGACGACACGCCCGACCGGCTGCTGGCGCGCTACGGCCGCGAGAATCTCGAGGAAGTGTTCCTCGATGTCGCCCGCGGCCGCGGGGAGAAGAGGGAGGCGGCAGTGTGA
- a CDS encoding ABC transporter permease produces the protein MTTHTATASFSLHRVAAMVRRYWYLLISSWPRLLDLVYWPAVQMLMWGFLQLYVSKNAGFAAGAAGTFIGAVLLWDILFRGQLGFSISFLEEMWARNLGNLMMSPLRATEFVAALMIMSIVRLMIGMIPVTFMAMAFFGFNLWGLGLALAAFFVNLILTSWAIGIFVAGLLLRNGMGAEGMAWTIMFLFLPLTCVYYPVSVLPAWLQYVAWALPPTYVFEGMRALLIDQVFRADLMVEAFVFNAALFAAAAYAFVRLLESARANGSLMQTGE, from the coding sequence ATGACGACCCACACCGCCACGGCTTCCTTCTCACTTCATCGCGTTGCCGCGATGGTGCGGCGCTATTGGTATCTGCTGATCTCGTCATGGCCGCGGCTGCTCGATCTGGTCTACTGGCCGGCGGTGCAGATGCTGATGTGGGGCTTCCTCCAGCTCTACGTATCCAAGAACGCCGGCTTCGCCGCCGGCGCGGCGGGCACCTTCATCGGCGCGGTGCTGTTGTGGGACATCTTGTTCCGCGGCCAACTCGGGTTTTCGATTTCGTTTCTCGAAGAGATGTGGGCGCGCAATCTCGGCAACCTGATGATGTCGCCGTTGCGCGCGACCGAGTTCGTCGCCGCGTTGATGATCATGAGCATCGTCCGCTTGATGATCGGCATGATCCCTGTGACGTTCATGGCGATGGCCTTTTTCGGCTTCAATCTCTGGGGCCTTGGGCTCGCGCTCGCCGCTTTCTTCGTCAATCTCATCCTGACGAGCTGGGCGATCGGCATTTTCGTTGCCGGTTTACTCCTGCGGAACGGCATGGGCGCGGAAGGCATGGCCTGGACCATCATGTTCCTGTTTCTGCCGCTTACCTGCGTCTATTACCCGGTGTCGGTGTTGCCTGCATGGCTGCAATACGTTGCCTGGGCCCTGCCGCCCACCTACGTGTTCGAAGGCATGAGGGCGTTGCTCATCGATCAGGTGTTTCGCGCCGATCTGATGGTCGAGGCCTTTGTGTTCAATGCGGCGTTGTTTGCCGCCGCCGCTTACGCCTTCGTCCGCCTGCTGGAGAGCGCGCGGGCCAATGGCTCGCTGATGCAGACCGGCGAGTAG
- a CDS encoding polyhydroxyalkanoate depolymerase, translating to MPIGEFDGAAAMPSTSGGVLSAPLYWLYEMGHAALDPSRRLADATRLFFRNPGNPLAHTTYGKSMAAAAEVFERTTRIYGKPEWGIDDTVVGGERVPVHIHAVWERPFCRLLHFERNFERAPRRPQPKVLIVAPLSGHYATLLRGTVEAFLPNHEVYITEWRNARNVPLAEGKFDLDDYIDYVISMLHMLQGDCHVVAVCQPAVPVLAAVSVMEGNDDPYVPHSMTLMGGPIDTRVRPTAVNKLAEDKDIDWFRRNVITKVPFPHPGFMRDVYPGFLQLTGFMSMNLDRHVEAHRSLFTHLVKGDGDSAQKHREFYDEYLAVMDLSAEFYLQTVNTVFIRHALPKGEMTHRGLPVDPGKIRRVALMTVEGEHDDISGVGQTEATHALCPNIPAEDKVHYVQPGVGHYGVFNGSRFRAEIQPRIADFMLSHNGGIGGGKKRNAEAAE from the coding sequence ATGCCCATTGGTGAATTCGACGGAGCGGCGGCAATGCCGTCCACAAGCGGTGGCGTTCTCTCGGCGCCGCTCTACTGGCTCTATGAAATGGGCCATGCCGCGCTCGATCCGTCGCGCCGCCTCGCCGATGCGACCCGGCTGTTCTTCCGCAATCCCGGCAATCCGTTGGCGCACACGACATATGGCAAGTCGATGGCCGCGGCGGCCGAAGTGTTCGAACGCACGACGCGTATTTACGGCAAGCCGGAATGGGGCATCGACGACACGGTGGTCGGCGGTGAACGCGTACCGGTTCACATTCACGCGGTGTGGGAACGTCCGTTCTGCCGGCTTCTGCATTTCGAGCGCAACTTCGAGCGCGCTCCGCGCCGCCCGCAGCCGAAGGTGCTGATCGTTGCTCCGCTCTCCGGCCACTACGCGACGCTGCTGCGCGGCACGGTCGAAGCCTTCCTGCCCAATCACGAGGTCTACATCACCGAATGGCGTAATGCGCGCAATGTGCCGCTCGCCGAAGGCAAGTTCGATCTCGACGACTATATCGACTACGTCATCTCGATGCTGCACATGCTGCAAGGCGATTGCCATGTCGTCGCCGTCTGTCAGCCGGCGGTTCCGGTGCTCGCCGCGGTCTCGGTGATGGAAGGCAACGACGACCCCTACGTGCCGCACAGCATGACCCTGATGGGCGGGCCGATCGATACGCGCGTGAGGCCGACCGCCGTCAACAAGCTGGCGGAGGACAAGGACATCGACTGGTTCCGCCGCAACGTCATCACCAAGGTGCCGTTCCCGCATCCCGGCTTCATGCGCGACGTCTATCCGGGCTTTCTGCAGCTCACCGGCTTCATGAGCATGAACCTCGATCGCCATGTCGAAGCGCATCGCTCCCTGTTCACGCATCTCGTCAAGGGCGACGGCGACTCGGCGCAGAAGCATCGCGAATTCTATGACGAATATCTTGCCGTCATGGACCTGTCGGCGGAATTCTATCTGCAGACCGTCAATACCGTCTTCATCAGGCACGCGCTGCCGAAGGGCGAGATGACCCATCGCGGCCTGCCGGTCGACCCGGGCAAGATCCGCCGTGTCGCGCTGATGACCGTCGAAGGCGAGCACGACGACATTTCCGGTGTCGGCCAGACCGAAGCCACGCATGCGCTCTGTCCGAACATTCCGGCCGAGGACAAGGTGCACTATGTGCAGCCCGGCGTAGGCCACTACGGCGTCTTCAACGGCTCGCGTTTCCGCGCCGAGATTCAGCCCCGCATTGCCGACTTCATGCTGTCGCACAATGGCGGCATCGGCGGCGGCAAGAAGCGGAATGCCGAGGCTGCGGAGTAG
- a CDS encoding M48 family metallopeptidase: protein MSLPFRALFSRRASEPSVIAISFGEEVFEIALRRNAQARRYTLRVQSATREVVLTLPPRGSLKQARDFAERNAAWIATRMARLPQPVPFADGAVLPLRGVPHRIVHRPQARGTVWTETEGEAALLCVAGDAPHVARRVHDYLKKEARRDLDIASRRAADALGVTLRRVSVRDQSSRWGSCSTTGVLSYSWRLILTPPFVLEYLAAHEAAHLVEMNHSRAFWRQVARICPDFRLAKSWLDANGADLHRYGNGG, encoded by the coding sequence ATGTCGCTCCCCTTCCGCGCCCTGTTTTCGCGCCGCGCCAGCGAGCCGTCGGTCATCGCCATCTCGTTCGGCGAAGAGGTCTTCGAGATCGCGCTGCGCCGAAATGCGCAGGCGCGCCGCTACACCTTGCGAGTGCAGTCGGCGACGCGCGAGGTGGTGCTGACACTGCCGCCGCGCGGCAGCCTCAAGCAGGCGCGTGATTTTGCCGAGCGCAACGCCGCCTGGATCGCCACGCGGATGGCGCGATTGCCGCAACCGGTCCCCTTCGCCGACGGCGCGGTGCTGCCCTTGCGTGGCGTGCCGCACCGCATCGTTCACCGGCCGCAAGCGCGCGGCACGGTCTGGACCGAGACCGAGGGCGAGGCGGCGCTGCTCTGCGTGGCCGGCGATGCGCCGCATGTCGCCCGCCGGGTTCACGACTATCTCAAGAAGGAAGCCCGGCGCGATCTCGATATCGCCAGCCGGCGTGCGGCGGACGCGCTCGGCGTGACGCTCAGGCGCGTGTCGGTGCGCGACCAGTCGAGCCGCTGGGGTTCGTGTTCGACCACGGGGGTGCTGTCCTATTCATGGCGCCTCATCCTGACGCCGCCTTTCGTGCTTGAATACCTCGCCGCGCACGAGGCCGCGCACCTTGTCGAGATGAATCACAGCCGCGCCTTCTGGCGGCAGGTCGCGCGCATCTGCCCCGACTTCCGCCTGGCCAAATCCTGGCTCGATGCCAACGGTGCCGATTTGCATCGCTATGGTAATGGCGGCTAG
- a CDS encoding multidrug effflux MFS transporter yields MLVPGTLALTLLLAALAASGPLSTDFYLPSMPQIAEQLHASPSEVQFTISLFLFGFAVGQIVYGPFSDRHGRKPVLLMSMGIFLAATVLCVMSTSIEMLIGARLLQAFGGAGGVVLSRAVVRDLYSGRQAAREMSFISSVMALAPVLAPMFGGIVQAGVGWRGVFGVLGVLGAIVAVATYFWLPETLKTRASERVSIGSIWQSYRVIFRNGAYCAYLAMGTATYSGLLAWLAGSAFLLQNVYRLTAFEFGFVFAIGSAGYLIGSNIGARIVIRLGIDFVIGIGAVLATIGGIVFFVSLYIGFASSLAVVLPMTIYLTGLGMVLPQSVAGAMTPFPERAGAASSLFGFIQQTGAALCGSLVGLMLNRGAMPLAAAVAIMGLTTLVIWMATRGIRKSHAAAHDI; encoded by the coding sequence ATGCTCGTTCCCGGCACTTTAGCGCTCACGCTGCTTTTGGCGGCGCTCGCCGCGTCGGGCCCGCTGTCGACCGATTTCTACCTGCCGTCGATGCCGCAGATTGCGGAGCAGCTGCACGCTTCGCCGTCCGAGGTGCAGTTCACGATTTCGCTGTTCCTGTTCGGCTTCGCCGTCGGTCAGATCGTCTACGGGCCGTTTTCGGATCGGCATGGCCGCAAGCCGGTGCTGCTGATGTCGATGGGCATTTTTTTGGCCGCAACCGTGCTGTGCGTGATGTCGACATCGATTGAGATGCTGATCGGCGCGCGTCTGCTGCAGGCCTTCGGCGGCGCGGGCGGCGTGGTGCTGTCGCGCGCGGTGGTGCGCGATCTTTATTCCGGCCGTCAGGCCGCGCGCGAGATGTCGTTCATCTCGTCGGTGATGGCGCTCGCGCCGGTGCTCGCGCCGATGTTTGGCGGCATAGTGCAGGCGGGGGTTGGGTGGCGCGGTGTGTTCGGTGTGCTCGGTGTGCTCGGTGCCATCGTCGCCGTCGCCACCTATTTCTGGCTGCCGGAAACGCTGAAGACGCGCGCCAGCGAACGGGTGTCCATCGGGTCGATCTGGCAGTCGTATCGCGTCATCTTTCGCAACGGCGCTTACTGCGCTTATCTGGCGATGGGCACCGCGACCTATTCCGGCCTGCTCGCCTGGCTCGCCGGCTCGGCATTCCTGTTGCAGAACGTTTACAGGCTGACGGCCTTCGAGTTCGGCTTTGTCTTCGCGATCGGATCTGCGGGCTATCTGATCGGCTCGAATATCGGAGCGCGTATCGTTATCCGTCTCGGTATCGACTTCGTGATCGGAATCGGTGCAGTGCTGGCGACGATCGGTGGCATCGTGTTCTTTGTCTCGCTCTATATCGGTTTTGCGTCGTCGCTCGCTGTCGTATTGCCGATGACGATTTATCTGACCGGCCTCGGCATGGTGTTGCCGCAGTCGGTCGCCGGCGCCATGACGCCGTTTCCCGAGCGTGCCGGCGCGGCGTCATCGCTGTTCGGCTTCATTCAGCAGACGGGTGCCGCGCTGTGCGGCTCGCTGGTGGGCTTGATGCTCAATCGCGGCGCGATGCCGCTCGCCGCCGCGGTGGCGATCATGGGGCTGACAACGCTCGTCATCTGGATGGCGACGCGCGGCATTCGCAAAAGCCACGCCGCCGCCCACGATATTTAA